A stretch of Planococcus citri chromosome 5, ihPlaCitr1.1, whole genome shotgun sequence DNA encodes these proteins:
- the LOC135847373 gene encoding uncharacterized protein LOC135847373 isoform X1, whose translation MGSSETKHKLEDVPENDEIENVTVVEPKPEIWLPDRFNSALSKLNDDDRKTLLFCQAVTAILNRLTPDNFPSLSGKIKQLPIDSPDRMQRIVLMIHAKAIQESKFCALYAELCDLLRDVQVVNERDIRTPFYLYLIDHCRTFFRNSLSEPSEVLEQREYILRKNSVGNCQFIGELFKVYMIHPEIIFQILDQLFQTNGDMAIECACCILTTIGFFYEEKIREFPADYLNKFESLSSTARLSSRVRFMIQDVLDLKKNYWSPKRRPELPKTSKEIEQEFIEEEKRQKLFELATAFCEYSDWLSISEHFIKCVHGSNDGENEGSDFIDKAPSFEVSVRHIIDKLTYDNFSTFSEALNELPIDDTSRLNFVIDLIFEQVISKSNSCELYAKLCSGLKNVRVPDENGDAAESTAFKTLVANKCQQLFDDSKTRELKDNTDESHQKLIVICRFIAELFKAQALHVLIVVNCVQKLSTSADEKSLECLYELLNIAGKTFWERLHRNKKAYAKLFSKVQSLLENEQCYLSPEMKSILENLLGTENLVKPKTTDVDYVEGTSSTNVQTDLSQEVIDDEKDMSTEKCSDSVITSHNVPELKAAVPNTLQKTEQTSVESHLNARSDVNSQSKTHVTFSLQDNQNSNNLNINWNLPVHLPKETRELFFSFSEILCDLQRSNFKQSIEKITSLPIDSVLRLQGVVALIVAQAIKEPECCHLYAELCAAMENAKIPNQASGDGISFRMLLINKSQREFERNKDEELEILRNQVYPRMGEKRTKMLLNKKGRGFHREMIAICRFIGELYKQRIIVARSIFRCVTKLLDAKDKCSLECLCVLLEIAGKKLEEEVPLCKKKEYESCFEKMEEILKTPVKKKIKNMLRDVIILKKSGWVAKDQSILKLKYVDHKDLSEKNISIEQIETVAKKNQEVLVCFSRILSEFKRENFVQTVKEIASLRMNNSSPLNGVVDLIFAQIIKEPENCDLYAKLCRAIHETCFRNDQAFRSIVLNKCQQEFERNKNKELEITRQQKIIKSCTNNVAKHQFELLFEKREVEFNRRSVIICRFIGELVNCEACTVGILFRCIDKLLKREEPLSLVCLCILLKTIGKNLSNLEWNRNLERDWCFDKILKLSQSQKHNLPTEIKSMLRDLISLKENGWETSPDSRDVIDDFENFFLTGVCNQVELDPESKTVANHETNTRESNESINEESSLKSGEMKDDHLVSCDGTDADLQSDSSQTFFDDEDISTAKWADGLVFTNQNVPLNQATLTSNASETTEQTVSEFKLKNHSVGEPESDIDSTSSFGDNKTPAKLNQNSDISSNNEKVLSSFSALLKKYDYKNTTDNLNELIEKMATLPIDDLPKLQSIVDAIFCQALKKYKNHYLYVELCHAMQNITVFDEKNGEDQMFRQFLNGKCMKDADRGIKEERNLADKRNKLESSERPPGYAQIKALEKKERKCGRRSQNRSRFTSELCKREMLTLDTTIHCLSKLLNSSNCLWLEGTFNWLITTAEKSELELSSNQKDQLNSIYEQMKATATPSYLKTKEVMLQKLRNLVENESKTATLNPESNIATADQETAQNLNESVIKESAINTIELKNTSSVLAENIAPNMSSKPALLSRKQFGSIESYELLRSAFDQWMPDEIMPHWFELSKYTWRRSTIPKAICELIYFVMKSDLEKAEKCGRFVVHLMKNDYITKEEIVKGLRSLFSSTVGNQQMSTELELVLSPLFESGHLMLDDLNMIFQNNVSSNQNEEVKKEIVLENESVSKEHVKNDSQSKEVKKEPILQSKPASKDVKNDSASLQQKIPNVAEQKVVAPNVPSFFDPFSKITTSTSDLTKRKVSSFFDPFSSVTSSTSDLTAGIPNSDMTNIRPDQIPDAIRDILQIQTPSNFSSANFKRQMKNIPFNRAAELEFLASSVIKMVVNNPDLFEFYVKLCTPIMMLVAEKKKFWMLLMKACHTYFHQVVFIKDNSSSKDEPSAQFSSIAKNPKKATKKTEQLKGFCRFFSLLVNRLNNDTANINAKRAMRKLLEIRKIDLFCEIYDHLNEDDAHFEESLFESFIPELLSKNELEIEYREMLKRVADDYMNRNSQRYKSQQKQLKDVKTSEKSRKRSRNRVRNETKELIRNLTSSVWDEKSTVSSNNLDTSLNSSSSSDEINQTEPSTYSKSSSSDNLLESNASDSKLPTNQSNDTATNAILNYGNPLAASHKEIVDATVDVLNRLKEPQDISFEVTHRLTSLPINRDTKLAGVVHQICNRAIKDGIRGRQYVVLCELLQHWSIVDKNTGKSTTFKEQLITVIYTKCYQTKLKIEEYHKNIESVKEIPKELLSRVVGFCGFLCDILKSPVFGHEILICPVIELLSLDPIDKDIMGLLEELLVILTIDLDLKMTAKFSAQELKQYNLLSKMIKFLQEMIDFQKCDYGSSDPSSVCQNNATQSTLKQHQISKREELETHLKMNPADVHAIATRFKRINEPHEKLLDSVIAPMCDSFHQKWKKDEKRNAAEEFCYGIIFRSIHDTMPSFEFLCINSVFECVKRLKIPFEVMSTVFEVFFLYGIISYESFIQFKNVHVCEKLSEVMKLFNSPVFQNYKLSSKVRIDEFH comes from the exons atggGATCGAGTGAAACTAAACATAAATTAGAAGATGTTCCTG aaaatgacgaaattgaaaatgtaaccGTAGTCGAGCCCAAACCTGAAATCTGGTTACCGGATCGATTCAATTCGGCGCTTTCCAAATTAAATGACGATGACAGGAAAACACTG TTATTCTGTCAAGCAGTTACTGCTATTTTGAACAGATTAACCCCTGATAATTTCCCATCGTTatctggaaaaatcaaacaattacCGATTGATTCGCCGGATAGAATGCAACGAATTGTGCTAATGATTCATGCTAAA GCTATCCAAGAATCGAAATTTTGTGCCTTATATGCTGAATTGTGTGATCTCTTGAGAGATGTTCAAGTCGTAAATGAACGAGACATCAGGACACCATTCTATTTATATCTAATCGATCACTGTCgaacgttttttcgaaatagTTTGAGCGAACCCAGCGAAGTTCTCGAACAAAGGGAATACATACTCAGGAAAAATTCAGTCGGAAATTGCCA GTTCATTGGTGAACTTTTCAAAGTATACATGATACATCcggaaataatatttcaaatattgGACCAACTTTTTCAAACGAATGGAGATATGGCTATAGAATGCGCTTGCTGTATTCTAACTACGATAGGAtttttttacgaagaaaaaatt AGAGAATTTCCGGCGGACTATCTGAACAAATTCGAATCATTATCATCAACGGCTAGATTATCTTCGCGTGTTCGTTTCATGATTCAAGATGTATTAGatttaaagaaaaactattGGAGTCCAAAAAGAAGACCTGAGTTGCCGAAAACTTCGAAGGAAATCGAGCAAGAATTTATAGAAGAGGAAAAAAGGCAGAAGTTATTCGAGTTAGCAACTGCGTTTTGCGAATATAGTG ATTGGCTGTCCATTTCTgagcatttcatcaaatgtgtTCACGGATCGAATGATGGTGAAAATGAG gGATCCGATTTTATCGACAAAGCTCCCTCGTTCGAAGTTTCTGTTCGTCATATTATCGATAAACTGACCTACGATAATTTTAGTACATTTTCCGAAGCTTTAAATGAGTTACCAATTGATGATACGTCTCGATTGAATTTCGTTATCGATTTGATATTCGAACAA GTCATCAGTAAATCTAACAGCTGTGAATTGTACGCAAAATTGTGTAGTGGTTTAAAAAACGTTCGCGTGCCTGATGAAAACGGTGATGCAGCTGAGAGTACTGCGTTCAAGACACTCGTAGCTAATAAATGCCAGCAGCTGTTCGACGATAGTAAAACTCGCGAATTGAAGGATAATACAGATGAAtcccaccaaaaattaatcgttATTTGTCG ATTTATCGCCGAATTATTCAAAGCTCAAGCGTTACACGTTCTAATCGTGGTCAATTGCGTCCAGAAATTGTCAACTTCGGCAGACGAGAAGTCTTTGGAATGCTTGTACGAATTATTAAACATCGCTGGGAAAACTTTTTGG GAACGATTACATCGAAACAAGAAAGCGTACGCTAAATTATTCAGCAAAGTTCAAAGTTTACTAGAAAATGAACAGTGTTATCTGTCTCCTGAAATGAAATCTATATTGGAAAACTTGCTTGGAACGGAGAACCTGGTTAAGCCGAAAACCACCGATGTTGATTATGTTGAAGGAACATCTTCAACAAACGTACAAACTGATTTGAGTCAAGAGGTTATCGACGAtgag AAAGATATGTCCACTGAAAAGTGCTCCGATAGCGTCATTACTAGTCACAATGTTCCTGAATTGAAGGCAGCTGTACCTAATACTCTCCAAAAGACTG AACAAACCAGCGTAGAATCTCATCTCAATGCGCGCTCAGACGTTAACTCGCAGTCTAAAACCCACGTTACCTTTTCGTTACAAGATAATCAGAATTCGAACAATTTGAATATAAATTGGAACCTCCCTGTGCACCTTCCGAAAGAAACTAGA gAACTGTTCTTTtccttttctgaaattctatGTGATTTACAACGTAGCAATTTTAAACAGAGTATCGAGAAAATTACTTCTCTGCCTATTGATAGCGTACTCAGATTACAAGGTGTTGTGGCATTAATTGTCGCTCAG GCTATAAAGGAACCCGAATGTTGTCATTTGTACGCCGAACTGTGCGCTGCGATGGAGAACGCAAAAATACCAAATCAAGCAAGCGGTGACGGTATATCATTCAGAATGCTTTTAATCAATAAATCTCAGCGAGAGTTCGAACGTAATAAAGATGAAGAGTTGGAGATTTTGAGAAACCAAGTATATCCTCGGATGGGAGAAAAAAGAACGAAGATGTTATTGAACAAAAAGGGACGTGGATTTCACCGAGAAATGATCGCCATTTGTCG ATTTATTGGTGAATTGTACAAGCAAAGGATAATAGTTGCTCGATCGATATTTCGGTGTGTCACCAAATTATTAGACGCGAAGGACAAATGTTCGTTGGAATGTTTATGCGTATTGTTGGAAATCGCCGGCAAAAAACTAGAAGAAGAAGTA CCGTTGTGTAAAAAAAAGGAATACGAATCGTGTTTCGAGAAAATGGAAGAGATTCTAAAAAcccctgtgaaaaaaaaaattaaaaatatgcttCGTGATgtgattattttgaagaaaagtggATGGGTTGCGAAGGACCAGTCTATTCTGAAACTCAAATATGTTGATCACAAAGACCTTAGTGAGAAGAATATCTCAATTGAGCAAATTGAGACcgtcgccaaaaaaaatcaa gaggTGCTCGTTTGCTTTTCCCGTATTTTAAGTGAATTTAAGCGTGAGAACTTCGTTCAAACTGTTAAAGAAATTGCATCTTTACGGATGAATAACTCGTCCCCATTGAATGGTGTTGTAGATTTGATTTTCGCTCAA ATTATCAAAGAACCTGAAAATTGCGATCTGTACGCTAAACTGTGTCGTGCGATCCACGAAACGTGCTTCAGAAATGACCAAGCGTTTAGATCAATTGTACTCAATAAATGCCAGCAGGAGTTCGaacgtaataaaaataaagaactgGAGATTACGAGacagcaaaaaattatcaaatcttGTACCAATAAT GTAGCGAAACACcagtttgaattattatttgaaaaaagagaagTTGAATTTAATCGAAGATCTGTCATCATTTGTCG ATTCATTGGCGAATTAGTCAATTGTGAAGCTTGCACCGTTGGAATCCTGTTTCGTTGTATAGACAAATTATTAAAGCGTGAAGAACCATTATCGTTAGTATGTCTGTGCATTTTACTGAAaaccattggaaaaaatttatcgaaccTG GAATGGAATAGAAACTTGGAACGGGATTggtgttttgataaaattctaaaaCTTAGTCAGAGCCAGAAACACAATTTGCCTACTGAAATCAAATCCATGTTGCGAGATTTGATTAGTTTGAAAGAAAATGGATGGGAAACTTCACCTGATTCAAGAGACGTAAtcgacgattttgaaaatttct tttTGACAGGAGTTTGTAATCAAGTCGAATTGGATCCAGAGTCAAAGACTGTGGCAAATCATGAAACAAATACTAGG GAGTCAAATGAATCAATAAATGAAGAATCATCTCTCAAATCAGGAGAGATGAAAGACGACCATTTAGTTTCTTGTGATGGAACCGATGCTGACTTACAAAGCGATTCTAGTCAGACGTTCTTCGACGATGAG GATATTTCGACCGCAAAGTGGGCAGATGGTCTCGTCTTCACGAATCAAAATGTTCCTTTAAACCAGGCTACTTTAACATCCAATGCATCCGAGACGACTG AACAAACTGTCTCAGAATTTAAACTAAAGAACCATTCAGTGGGCGAGCCTGAATCAGATATTGACTCCACCTCTTCGTTCGGAGATAACAAAACACCAGCCAAACTAAATCAAAATTCGGATATTTCGTCGAACAATGAA AAAGTACTCTCTTCCTTCTCTGCACTGCTAAAAAAATATGACTATAAGAATACGACTGATAATTTGAACGAGCTTATTGAGAAAATGGCAACTTTACCAATCGATGACTTACCCAAATTACAAAGTATTGTAGATGCAATTTTCTGTCAG GCTctcaagaaatataaaaatcattacctGTACGTTGAGCTGTGTCATGCAATGCAGAACATTACAGTATTTGACGAGAAAAACGGTGAAGACCAAATGttcagacaatttttgaacggtaaatGTATGAAAGATGCTGACCGGGGTATAAAAGAAGAACGGAATTTGGCGGATAAAAGAAATAAACTGGAATCCTCTGAAAGACCA CCAGGGTATGCTCAGATTAAAGCATTAGAAAAAAAGGAACGTAAATGTGGACGAAGGTCGCAAAACCGTTCTAg ATTTACTAGTGAATTATGCAAGCGAGAAATGTTGACTCTGGATACGACGATTCATTGTCTATCCAAATTATTGAATTCATCAAACTGTTTATGGTTGGAAGGTACGTTCAATTGGCTCATAACGACTGCAGAAAAATCAGAACTAGAACTG tcATCAAATCAGAAGGACCAACTAAACTCGATATACGAACAAATGAAAGCGACTGCAACGCCTtcgtatttgaaaacaaaagaggtaatgttgcaaaaattgagaaatttagtggaaaatgaatcgaaaactGCCACGTTGAATCCAGAGTCGAATATCGCGACAGCAGATCAAGAAACAGCTCAA aATTTAAACGAATCTGTAATTAAAGAATCCGCCATCAATACTATCGAGTTGAAAAACACCAGTTCCGTCCTTGCTGAAAACATCGCACCAAATATGA gtagCAAACCTGCGTTACTTTCTCGCAAACAATTTGGTTCCATAGAATCCTACGAATTGCTGCGAAGTGCTTTCGATCAGTGGATGCCGGACGAAATTATGCCT CACTGGTTCGAATTATCGAAGTATACTTGGAGACGGAGTACAATTCCGAAGGCTATTTGCGAATTGATCTATTTCGTAATGAAAAGTGATCtcgagaaagctgaaaaatgCGGTAGATTCGTCGTCCATTTAATGAAAAACGATTATATCACGAAAGAAGAAATTGTTAAAGG GCTTCGTTCTCTTTTCTCGAGTACCGTTGGTAACCAGCAAATGTCTACCGAGCTAGAACTTGTTTTGA GCCCTTTATTCGAGAGTGGACATTTGATGCTTGACGATCtgaatatgatttttcaaaataatgtaagTTCTAATCAAAACGAA GAGGTGAAAAAAGAAATCGTTTTGGAAAACGAATCGGTGTCGAAAGAACACGTGAAAAATGATTCGCAGAGTAAA GAAGTGAAAAAAGAACCGATTTTGCAAAGTAAACCAGCATCAAAAGACGTGAAAAATGACTCGGCTAGTTTACAGCAAAAGATACCGAATGTTgcag AGCAAAAAGTGGTCGCTCCCAACGTACCATCGTTCTTTGatccattttccaaaattaccacaAGCACGAGCGATTTGACTAAAAGAAAAGTATCATCGTTCTTTGACCCATTCTCCAGTGTAACCAGCAGCACGAGTGATTTGACTGCAGGAATTCCTAATAGCGATATGACCAACATCAGACCCGATCAGATCCCA GATGCAATTCGCGATATTTTGCAAATACAAACtccgagtaatttttcatcggCGAACTTTAAACGTCAGATGAAAAATATACCTTTTAATAGAGCCGCCGAATTAGAGTTTCTTGCCAGTAGTGTTATTAAAATG gtGGTAAATAATCctgatttgtttgaattttacgTCAAACTTTGCACTCCTATTATGATGTTGGTggctgaaaaaaagaaattctggATGTTGCTGATGAAAGCTTGTCATACCTATTTTCATCAAGTTGTATTTATAAAAGATAATTCGTCATCCAAAGACGAACCATCAGCTCAA TTCAGTTCTATCGCCAAGAATCCGAAAAAGGCAACCAAGAAAACGGAGCAATTGAAAGGATTCTGCAG atttttttcacttttagtgAACAGATTGAATAATGATACTGCCAATATAAATGCGAAACGTGCCATgagaaaattacttgaaattcgaaaaattgatttgttctGCGAAATATACGATCACTTGAATGAAGACGATGCTCATTTCGAG GAATCACTTTTTGAATCATTTATTCCTGAATTACTATCCAAAAATGAGTTGGAAATTGAATATCGAGAGATGTTGAAAAGAGTAGCTGATGATTACATGAATAGAAATTCTCAGCGTTATAaga GTCAACAGAAACAGCTAAAAGATGTGAAGACTTCTGAAAAGTCCAGAAAGCGTAGTAGAAATCGTGTTAGAAATGAGACTAAAGAGCTGATCAGAAATCTTACG TCATCTGTGTGGGATGAAAAATCTACAGTCAGTTCCAATAACTTGGATACATCGTTGAACAGTTCAAGCTCGTCGGACGAAATT AATCAGACTGAACCGAGTACTTATTCCAAGTCATCTTCATCGGACAACCTACTCGAATCAAACGCTAGTGATTCAAAGTTACCTACAAATCAGTCTAATGATACC GCTACGAATGCTATTTTAAACTATGGAAACCCACTTGCGGCATCTCACAAG GAAATTGTCGATGCAACAGTCGACGTATTGAATCGATTAAAAGAACCCCAGGATATTTCCTTCGAAGTTACACACAGATTGACTAGTTTGCCTATCAATAGAGATACGAAATTGGCCGGCGTTGTGCACCAGATTTGTAACCGA GCGATAAAAGATGGAATCCGTGGACGACAATATGTCGTATTATGCGAACTTTTACAGCATTGGAGTATCGTTGATAAGAATACCGGAAAGTCAACTACGTTCAAGGAACAATTGATTACAGTGATTTAtacaaaatgttatcaaacgaaattgaaaatcgaagaaTACCACAAGAACATCGAATCG GTGAAAGAGATTCCTAAAGAGCTTCTTTCCAGAGTAGTTGGTTTCTGTGG GTTCCTTTGTGATATTCTGAAATCACCGGTGTTCGGCCATGAAATATTGATTTGTCCGGTGATCGAATTATTATCACTGGATCCTATCGATAAAGACATTATGGGGCTTTTAGAAGAGTTATTGGTTATCCTTACGATCGATTTGGAtctgaaaatg ACTGCGAAATTTTCGGCGCAAGAACTCAAACAGTATAATCTCTTGtccaaaatgattaaatttttgcaagaGATGATCGATTTTCAGAAATGTGACTACGGGTCTAGTGATCCGAGCTCTGTCTGTCAGAATAACGCAACCCAGTCTACCCTAAAACAGCATCAG ATCTCAAAACGTGAAGAGTTGGAGAcgcatttgaaaatgaatcctGCTGATGTTCATGCTATCGCT ACACGTTTCAAAAGAATAAACGAACcccatgaaaaattattggacTCGGTAATAGCACCAATGTGTGAttcttttcaccaaaaatggaaaa AAGACGAAAAAAGAAATGCCGCCGAAGAATTCTGTTACGGGATAATTTTCAGGAGTATTCATGATACTATGCCATCGTTCGAATTTCTTTGCATAAACTCAGTGTTCGAATGTGTGAAGAGGTTGAAAATCCCCTTTG AAGTGATGTCGACTGTGTTTGAAGTTTTCTTTCTGTACGGAATAATTTCGTACGAATCGTTTATTCAGTTCAAAAACGTCCACGTGTGTGAGAAATTGTCGGAAGTGatgaaattgttcaattcgcCGGTCTTCCAGAATTACAAATTGTCTTCCAAAGTACGAATTGATGAATTTCATTAA